AAATACCATGCGAATGCCGATGAGAAACAGCACGATGCCGCCCGCGATGCTAATCGATTCCTGTCGCAACTGCAGCAGCCTGAGGATTAACTGACCGCCCATCAGAAATACCAGCAGTACAGCTAATGCAATCAGCAGCTCACGCACCATCACCGCGCGGCGACGCTTGGGCGCCACACTCTTGAGCAGACTCAGGAAGATCGGAATATTGCCGAGCGGATCCATGATCAGGAACAGTAGGATCGCTGCCGACAACGTCGTCATCTGCGTTTCCATGGTTCCTCTCCCCGCACCCGATTCACGATTCCCACTGCCATCATCATGCCACGCGCAAATCGAGCACTGCACCGCGCGCAACGGCAGCCTGCTCGCTCAAGAGATAAATCACCGCTTCGGCCGTGGCGTCTGGCAGCGGATGCTGCAGGGTGTCCTCACCGAAATACGCCGCGCGGCGCAAGATGGTACGCATCGGTGCCGGCAGCACGGCATGCACGCGCAACGCACCCGTGTCGTGCTCTTCGTGCAGAATAGCAACGAAGCGCTCCAAGGCAGCCTTTGACACGCCATAAGCACCCCAATGCGCACGCTGCACCAGTTCGGGATTGTCGAGTACGAACACGGCCGCGCTATCCGGCGCACTCGTCAGCAGCGGTAAGCAAGCCTGCGTGAGTGCAAATGGCGCCGAAACATTGACGTGCAAGGCGCGCAGCCAGGCATCGGGCTTGTACATCGATATCGGCGTTAGGCCCGCGAAGCTTGCCGCGGCATGCACGATGCCATCCAATCGACAAAGATCGCGCTGCAAACCCTCGGTCAATGCTTCGTAATCGCGCGGTGTGGCCGACTCCATATCCAGCGGATGAATCACCGGCTCTGGCAAACCTTCATTGACCATCGCATCGTAAAGCTGCTCAAGCCGACGCTTGCGCTTGCCAGTGATCACCACCGTCGCACCCGCTCGTGCGGCGGCGCGCGCCACTGCGCTACCCAGGCCACCGTAGGCACCGGTGACCAGTACCACACGTTCCTCCAGCACCTTGCTGGAAGGTGTCCAGGTTTCAGGCAGACGCTGTAGCGGAAGGCTCATGCGTGACTTTCTCCCGCAACATCATGGGCCATGCGCGCCAATTCACCGGAGGCCTTCAAATCTTCCACGATATCGCAACCACCGATCAACTCACCCTGGATGAAAAGCTGCGGAAAAGTCGGCCAATTGGCGTAGTGTGGCAATGCGGCACGGATTTCCGGATCAGCCAGCACGTTCACGACATGGAACATGGCATGGGCATCCTTCAGCGCCTGTGCGGCGCGCTTGGAGAAGCCGCACATCGGAAACTCTGGCGTGCCCTTCATGAAGAGCACGATCGGGTACTCGGCGAGCACCACCTTGATTCGCTCGTTGATGTCCATAACTTCCGATTCATCACTACAATGCAACAAGATAAATAGTGTACCAGCCGCCCCGGCGTCCCATCCGGGGCTCTGAAACCACTTTCCTCAGCCAACGCCCAGGAGTGACCCATGGCGATCGAACTTCCTCCACTGCCCTATGAAAAGAACGCACTGGAGCCGGACATTTCAGCCGAGACGCTGGAGTTCCACTACGGCAAGCACCACCAGTCCTATGTGACCAACCTGAATAACCTTATCAAGGGCACCGAGTTCGAAAGCGCCGCGCTGGAAGACATTATCAAGAAGTCATCCGGCGGCGTGTTCAACAATGCGGCGCAGATCTGGAACCACACCTTCTATTGGCACTCGATGCGCAAACCGCTCGAGAGCAACGCCCCCACCGGCAAGCTGGCCGACGAGATCAACAAAGCCTTTGGTTCTTTCGACAAGTTCAAGGAAGAGTTCACCAAGTCCGCTGTCGGCAACTTCGGTTCTGGCTGGACTTGGCTGGTACAGCGTCCGGATGGTTTGCTAGGCATCGTGAACACCTCCAACGCCGCCACGCCGATCACCGGCAGCGACAAGCCACTGTTCACCATCGACGTGTGGGAACATGCTTATTACATCGACTACCGCAATGCGCGTCCGAAGTACGTGGAGTCGTTCTGGAACCTGGTGAACTGGGACTTCGCGGCGAAGAATTTCGCCTGATCCCCACTTTTCCTCCTCTCCCCGCTGGGGAGAGGATTGCGTTGAGAGGACAACTTCGCGAGAAACTCTATTCGAAGTTCGCTCCGATATAAATAAGCGCAAGGCAAGATTGTCCCCTCATCCCAGCCCTTTCCCTAAAGGGAACAGGGCATCATTTCACAAGTACACGCATCGCAGGTGCCACTTGCTCTTCGCGCTTCAACACACGTGCGATGTCATCGATACGCATAGCGAGCATCCCAGCATCTTTCGCACACACCGTGGCATGGCCCACCTTGCGCCCGGGCCGCGGCTGTTTGCCGTAATCGTGCCAGTGCCCATCGATGGCACGCAGGACCGACGTTGCATCGGGCAACTCGCCAATCCAGTTGAACATCGCCGAGAAGCCGTGGGCCGAGGTATCGCCCAATGGCAAACCCAGCACCGCGCGCACGTGATTCTCGAACTGGCTGGCAACAGCTCCTTCGATGGTCCAGTGGCCGGAGTTGTGCACACGCGGCGCCATCTCATTGCCTAGCAGCTCGCCATCTTTAACGAACAGTTCCAGCGCAAATACACCGACATAACCCAAGCGCTCGGCAAGAATGCGCGCCAATTCGGCGGCGCGCTCCTGCAAGGTATCGACATCCGGTGCCGGCGCAAGACTGAGACTGAGCACGCCGTCGGTATGCCAGTTCTGCGTCAGCGGCCAAATACGGAAATCACCAGCGCGCGTGCGCACCGCCAATACGGACAGCTCGCGCTCGAACGGCACAAACGCTTCCAGAATCAAACCATGCACAGCGGCCTGCGCACCCAGCGCAGCCCACGCCACATCGGCATTCGACAACTGCTTGATACGGAACTGCCCCTTGCCGTCGTAACCAAGGCGACGGGTTTTGAGAATGGCCGGCGCACCGATCGCGGCCAAGGCCCGATCCAGATCTTCGCGGGTATCGACCGCCTGGAAGGCGGGTGTTTGCAAACCACATTCGCGGAACAGGGTTTTCTCGGCCAGACGATCCTGCGCCACCGCCAAGGCACGCGGATCGGGGAACACCGCCACGCGCTCGACCAACCAATGCGCGGTTTCAGCCGGCACATTTTCGAAATCGAAGGTGATCACATCGACCGCGGCGGCAAATTTTTCCAGCGCGGCGTAATCAGTCCAATCGGCCAGACACAAGGGAGCCACCTGACCGGCACAGGCGTCGGCCGCGCTGTCCACCACCAGGGTTTTCACACCTAGCGGCGCCGCAGCGAGCGCTAGCATGCGGGCCAGTTGGCCACCACCGAGGATGCCCAGAACAGGTTGCTTACGTACGATCACGCGCGGGGATCCGAGTTGTCCAGAACGGCCTGAGTCTGACGGGAACGATAGATATCCACGGCCTTTGCCAGCACCGGATCGTGCAACGCAAGCACTGCGGCCGCGAGCAGGCCCGCATTGACTGCACCCGCGCGACCGATCGCCAGGGTGCCCACCGGAATGCCGGCCGGCATCTGCGCGATGGAAAGCAGGGAGTCCATGCCCTGAAGGGCCTTGGACTGCACCGGAACGCCAAGCACTGGCAAGCGGGTCTTGGCAGCCAGCATGCCCGGCAGATGGGCTGCGCCACCGGCGCCAGCAATGATGACCTGGATACCGCGACCAACGGCCTCTTCGGCGTACTGGAACAGCAAGTCCGGCGTGCGGTGTGCGGAAACCACCCGTACCTCGTGGGGCACGCCCAGTTCCTGTAGCACTTCGGCCGCATGCGTCATGGTTTCCCAATCCGAACGCGATCCCATCACCACACCAACTTTCGGTGCTGCCGTTGTTACCGTCATGGCTTCGGTCGTCCAAAAGGGTATATTGTACGTGCTTCCCCACATGGCAACGATACCTGCCCTACCCCATGGACAAGCGCCTGCTCGACATTCTCTGTTGCCCGGTGAGCAAAACCCCGGTGCGTCTGCTCAACAGCAGCGAACTCCATGCCTTGAACAAGGCGATCGATGCCGGCCAGGTGGTCACTGTGGCAGATGTTGCAGTGCAGGGTCGGCTGAGCGAAGGATTGATCACCATGGACCGCAAGGTGGTCTACCGGGTCGAGGATGGCATCCCTGTGATGTTACCCGAAGAGGGCATTGGCACCACCCAGCTCAACGATTTCCCGGCCGCAGTCTGAAAGCAGCCCGACTCCAGAACCTGTTAGGTTTCTATCGATCCTAACGGCAAAATGAAAATTCATGACGGTCTGCATGGCGGGAAATCCCGTTTTCACTTATGTTCGACAAACCAGCCAGAAGACCGTCGCGACTAGCCATTTGGCCAACCACAGGGGTGTGGTGATGAATCCAGCTAACGAGCCATCGAACATCATTAATCTGAGCGACCGACTGGATCCCTCCAGCGGCCGTGGAGGAGACCTGTTGAATGCCGTCCGCCATATCGCCACGCGCCGCCTGCAGCAATATGTCGGCAACATGTTCGAGCATGTGGACGACACCCTGTTCGATCTGGCTGAAAAAGCCGAGAACAATGCCGCGCAGATGCATTACTTCGACGGCATGCGCGAGGTGCGCAAGCGCCGCCCAGTCATTGAACGCCATTTTCTGGCCCAGGTATCGCACGAGCTGAGCGATTTCGTCAGCGGGCACCGCTACCCCCCAAGCAGCACGCCCGCCCCGTTGGCCGGTTCGATCGAATTGTCATTGGTCGCCGACAACGAGCTGGAAGAATCGCTGGCCATCACCAGCATGATTGGCAAAAACGAAACCCGTCTCACCCGCGATCTGTTCGCGGTAAACCAGCGACTGTCGGTGATCTGCGGTGGCGCGAAGATCGAGGATGCCACCAACCCGATCGGCCCCGCCCTGCTGGCCCAGGCATTCCGCCAGTCGATGCGCGAACTCAGCGCCGACATGCGTGTCAAGTTGATCATCTACAAGTTGTTCGATCGCTATGTCATGGCCGCGCTGGACGAGCTGTACCAGGAGACCAGCGGCGAACTGATGCGTGCTGGCGTATTGCCGCAATTGCGTCACGAAGTGGTGCGCCCAGGCGGTTCCGCGAGTGGTGCCGGCGCAGCAGCCGGAGCCGCTGACGACAACGGAGCTCCGATCGCTGCGGATGACAGTGAGGCATCTGCCGAACTGCTACAGACACTGCGTACCCTGTTCGGTGCGCGGCGCGCACATCCGAATGTGCCGCTGTCGGCCATCACCCAGGGACCGTTGCCGACCGCTAACGAGTTGATCGGCGCACTCAGCGTGCTGCAAAGCCAGGCCGCCACCGTGCCGCTGGCCCCGTTGTCCATGGGCACCAGCATGCTGGATCTCACCCAGCAGGTGCTGCAGCTCAAGGAGCAGCTCCTGTCGCAACTTAGCTCCCTACGAGGCCAACGCCCCGGCCAGGTCGCGACGATGGACGAAGACACCATCGACCTGGTTGGCATGCTGTTCGAGTTCATTCTCGAAGACCGCAACCTGCCGCCGCAGATGCAGGTGATGCTGGCGCGTCTGCAGATTCCTTATCTCAAAGCCGCCATCCTCGACCGCAAGCTGTTTGCGCATCGCCAGCATCCGGCGCGTCGCCTACTGGATGGCCTGGCCGAAGCGGCCAAGAGCTGGTCGGAAGAATCCGACCGCGATGGCCGGCTGCACGACACCATCAAGGCCATCGTCGAACGCCTGCTACAGGAGTTCGACGATGACATGACCATCTTCGATCGCTTGTACGCCGAGCTACAGCAATTCCAGGAAGCCAATCGTCGCCGCGCCGAACTGACCGAGCAACGCGTGGCCGAATCCACCCGCGGTCGCGAAAAGCTCGAGCAGGCGCGTCGTCGCGCCGCACGCGAAATTCTC
The sequence above is a segment of the Dyella sp. M7H15-1 genome. Coding sequences within it:
- a CDS encoding Trm112 family protein; this translates as MDKRLLDILCCPVSKTPVRLLNSSELHALNKAIDAGQVVTVADVAVQGRLSEGLITMDRKVVYRVEDGIPVMLPEEGIGTTQLNDFPAAV
- a CDS encoding Fe-Mn family superoxide dismutase, with protein sequence MAIELPPLPYEKNALEPDISAETLEFHYGKHHQSYVTNLNNLIKGTEFESAALEDIIKKSSGGVFNNAAQIWNHTFYWHSMRKPLESNAPTGKLADEINKAFGSFDKFKEEFTKSAVGNFGSGWTWLVQRPDGLLGIVNTSNAATPITGSDKPLFTIDVWEHAYYIDYRNARPKYVESFWNLVNWDFAAKNFA
- the grxD gene encoding Grx4 family monothiol glutaredoxin; its protein translation is MDINERIKVVLAEYPIVLFMKGTPEFPMCGFSKRAAQALKDAHAMFHVVNVLADPEIRAALPHYANWPTFPQLFIQGELIGGCDIVEDLKASGELARMAHDVAGESHA
- a CDS encoding 5-(carboxyamino)imidazole ribonucleotide synthase gives rise to the protein MIVRKQPVLGILGGGQLARMLALAAAPLGVKTLVVDSAADACAGQVAPLCLADWTDYAALEKFAAAVDVITFDFENVPAETAHWLVERVAVFPDPRALAVAQDRLAEKTLFRECGLQTPAFQAVDTREDLDRALAAIGAPAILKTRRLGYDGKGQFRIKQLSNADVAWAALGAQAAVHGLILEAFVPFERELSVLAVRTRAGDFRIWPLTQNWHTDGVLSLSLAPAPDVDTLQERAAELARILAERLGYVGVFALELFVKDGELLGNEMAPRVHNSGHWTIEGAVASQFENHVRAVLGLPLGDTSAHGFSAMFNWIGELPDATSVLRAIDGHWHDYGKQPRPGRKVGHATVCAKDAGMLAMRIDDIARVLKREEQVAPAMRVLVK
- a CDS encoding DUF1631 domain-containing protein — encoded protein: MNPANEPSNIINLSDRLDPSSGRGGDLLNAVRHIATRRLQQYVGNMFEHVDDTLFDLAEKAENNAAQMHYFDGMREVRKRRPVIERHFLAQVSHELSDFVSGHRYPPSSTPAPLAGSIELSLVADNELEESLAITSMIGKNETRLTRDLFAVNQRLSVICGGAKIEDATNPIGPALLAQAFRQSMRELSADMRVKLIIYKLFDRYVMAALDELYQETSGELMRAGVLPQLRHEVVRPGGSASGAGAAAGAADDNGAPIAADDSEASAELLQTLRTLFGARRAHPNVPLSAITQGPLPTANELIGALSVLQSQAATVPLAPLSMGTSMLDLTQQVLQLKEQLLSQLSSLRGQRPGQVATMDEDTIDLVGMLFEFILEDRNLPPQMQVMLARLQIPYLKAAILDRKLFAHRQHPARRLLDGLAEAAKSWSEESDRDGRLHDTIKAIVERLLQEFDDDMTIFDRLYAELQQFQEANRRRAELTEQRVAESTRGREKLEQARRRAAREILSRVGDHVLPPLIHGVLSRAWANYMVLTILRRGEESSELREALRFVDAFIASTKSVRTPEAKRDLRQLLPGIEQALRKGLANVAFQDADIERLLSQLHTYYRQQLGEVAPVTKQPQTAEATLSPLPIPESIQPLAESMADLEDDPANAEPEAAAIAPEVREELERINALKPGSWLEFNSEGDHFERAKLSWISPMSGRYLFVNRRGLKVADYSPYELATVMVDGHARILASNALFDRAMDAIVDRLSHEDARPNDTE
- the purE gene encoding 5-(carboxyamino)imidazole ribonucleotide mutase yields the protein MTVTTAAPKVGVVMGSRSDWETMTHAAEVLQELGVPHEVRVVSAHRTPDLLFQYAEEAVGRGIQVIIAGAGGAAHLPGMLAAKTRLPVLGVPVQSKALQGMDSLLSIAQMPAGIPVGTLAIGRAGAVNAGLLAAAVLALHDPVLAKAVDIYRSRQTQAVLDNSDPRA
- a CDS encoding SDR family NAD(P)-dependent oxidoreductase, whose product is MSLPLQRLPETWTPSSKVLEERVVLVTGAYGGLGSAVARAAARAGATVVITGKRKRRLEQLYDAMVNEGLPEPVIHPLDMESATPRDYEALTEGLQRDLCRLDGIVHAAASFAGLTPISMYKPDAWLRALHVNVSAPFALTQACLPLLTSAPDSAAVFVLDNPELVQRAHWGAYGVSKAALERFVAILHEEHDTGALRVHAVLPAPMRTILRRAAYFGEDTLQHPLPDATAEAVIYLLSEQAAVARGAVLDLRVA